The proteins below come from a single Desulfurellaceae bacterium genomic window:
- a CDS encoding CoA pyrophosphatase: MLEGKIAHIRRRLASNKFTPPPLETGMRAGVALLLQPRRDDLHMLFIHRAHHPQDPWSGHMAFPGGRQEPDDPSLQITTQRETKEEVGIDLDQHGEYLGYLPVVQATARGRAIPMTVAPYVYLVSPRAHPEPDPVEVQDTIWVPLAFMQQDGVEQQVRRDLHDGTSIQVPALLYGGKTIWGLTYRMLRGFLELIA, from the coding sequence ATGCTAGAAGGAAAGATTGCGCATATTCGTCGGCGCCTGGCCAGCAACAAATTCACCCCGCCGCCACTGGAAACCGGGATGCGGGCCGGCGTCGCCCTCCTCTTGCAGCCCCGGCGCGACGACCTGCACATGCTGTTCATCCACCGGGCTCATCACCCCCAGGACCCGTGGTCCGGCCATATGGCGTTTCCCGGCGGTCGCCAGGAGCCGGACGATCCCAGCTTGCAAATCACCACCCAACGCGAAACCAAGGAAGAAGTCGGCATTGACCTCGATCAGCACGGCGAATACCTGGGCTACTTGCCGGTCGTTCAGGCCACGGCGCGTGGACGCGCTATCCCCATGACCGTCGCCCCGTATGTCTACCTGGTGTCCCCCCGGGCGCACCCCGAGCCCGACCCGGTTGAAGTGCAGGATACAATTTGGGTGCCACTGGCCTTCATGCAGCAGGACGGCGTTGAGCAACAGGTTCGGCGCGACCTGCACGACGGAACCTCAATCCAGGTTCCGGCCCTGCTGTACGGCGGAAAGACGATTTGGGGTCTGACCTACCGTATGCTGCGCGGGTTTTTGGAACTCATCGCCTGA
- a CDS encoding amidohydrolase: protein MAMRVVSADSHMMEPAELWVERLDAKYRERAPKVIDNPNKPGLIFVAEGIDPFPVAGGFGAGRSGQELKDHLDKGYEAARPSGWDPAERIKDQDIDGVEAEVLYTTLGMSLFGLEDAALQEACFKTYNNWVAEFCSYNPKRLYGISLISLYDIDAAVKELERAHKLGMRGAMIWGSPPEDTPYNSPIYDKFWQAASDLDMPLSLHVITGKSKESKVNFEQISSFYMNLIHEIQRSLTTLIFGGVLERFPQLKIVSAENDIGWFPHFMYRMDHAYEKFNVMEKNPLPMKPSDYVRRQMWGTFQDDAVGPATYKIFGEDNYMWASDFPHTDSTWPESRQWIAKDFDGVPDAVTKKIVFDNAVKVYRMDLD, encoded by the coding sequence ATGGCCATGCGTGTTGTCTCGGCAGACTCCCACATGATGGAGCCGGCCGAACTGTGGGTAGAGCGTCTTGACGCCAAGTACAGAGAGCGGGCTCCAAAAGTCATCGACAATCCCAATAAGCCCGGACTGATTTTTGTGGCTGAGGGCATTGACCCGTTTCCGGTCGCCGGTGGATTCGGCGCGGGCCGGTCGGGCCAGGAACTCAAAGACCATCTGGACAAGGGCTATGAAGCCGCCCGGCCGAGCGGCTGGGATCCGGCCGAACGGATTAAAGATCAGGACATAGACGGGGTTGAGGCCGAGGTGTTGTACACCACGCTGGGCATGTCGCTGTTCGGCCTCGAAGACGCCGCGCTGCAGGAAGCCTGCTTCAAGACCTATAACAACTGGGTCGCCGAATTCTGTTCCTACAACCCCAAGCGCCTATACGGTATCAGCCTGATCTCCCTGTACGACATTGATGCTGCGGTCAAGGAACTCGAGCGCGCCCACAAGCTCGGCATGCGCGGAGCCATGATCTGGGGCTCGCCTCCGGAAGACACCCCCTATAACAGCCCCATCTACGACAAGTTCTGGCAGGCCGCGTCCGACCTCGACATGCCCCTCTCACTGCACGTCATCACCGGCAAGAGCAAAGAGAGCAAGGTCAACTTTGAGCAGATCAGCTCCTTCTACATGAACCTGATTCATGAGATTCAGCGCTCGCTGACAACCCTGATTTTCGGCGGCGTGCTGGAGCGTTTCCCCCAGCTCAAAATCGTGTCGGCCGAGAACGACATCGGCTGGTTCCCGCACTTCATGTATCGCATGGACCACGCCTACGAGAAGTTCAACGTCATGGAGAAGAACCCGCTGCCGATGAAGCCGAGCGATTATGTCCGGCGTCAGATGTGGGGCACCTTCCAGGATGACGCGGTCGGTCCGGCCACCTACAAGATCTTCGGCGAGGACAACTACATGTGGGCGTCCGACTTCCCGCACACCGATTCGACCTGGCCGGAATCCCGGCAGTGGATCGCCAAGGACTTCGACGGCGTCCCGGACGCAGTCACCAAAAAAATCGTGTTCGATAACGCGGTCAAGGTCTACCGCATGGATCTGGACTAA
- a CDS encoding alpha/beta fold hydrolase, translated as DDFHVIAPDWRGHGDSQHADPPAYSTRHYIDDLHQLLAKIGVERPVLVGHSMGGHNAVIYATEHADELAGLVMVDTTVSYPESAVQFLRKLGQKPAKVFASRAEAISRFRVLPRESLFSQERLEYIAGFAFSQRADGRWVAKLDRRTLFREPVDGRRRLASISC; from the coding sequence GACGATTTCCACGTCATCGCTCCAGACTGGCGGGGCCACGGGGACAGTCAGCACGCCGACCCCCCGGCCTACAGTACGCGCCACTACATCGACGATCTCCACCAGCTCCTGGCCAAGATCGGCGTTGAGCGGCCGGTGCTGGTGGGCCACTCCATGGGCGGGCACAACGCGGTCATCTATGCGACCGAGCACGCTGATGAGCTGGCCGGCTTGGTGATGGTCGATACGACCGTGAGCTATCCCGAGTCGGCTGTCCAGTTCTTGCGCAAACTCGGCCAGAAACCGGCCAAGGTGTTCGCGTCGCGGGCAGAGGCGATCAGCCGTTTTCGGGTCCTGCCGCGCGAATCGCTCTTCTCCCAGGAGCGGCTGGAGTATATCGCCGGGTTTGCCTTCAGCCAACGGGCGGACGGCAGGTGGGTGGCCAAGCTCGACCGCCGCACTCTGTTTCGTGAGCCGGTTGACGGCCGCCGGCGTCTGGCCAGCATCAGCTGTC